A DNA window from Bacillus andreraoultii contains the following coding sequences:
- a CDS encoding IS1380-like element ISBco1 family transposase: protein MVTLTQKTLDFNHKIKLSNDGGSLSSDTGEFLFREFDEKIGFSKTLVKYLRLNDSRKYYLHSNENLLRQKVYQIIAGYAEDDAADQLTHDPVFKEIIETPTLASQPSLSRFYTRFDKDSIEQLNLANQEMLDKIHCFRQSKELFIDLDSTHSDTYGDQESSSYNTHYGTMGFHPLVAFDGATGDFLKAQLRPGNVYTSNGVVEFIRPLIKHYNEMFPETTLFLRGDSGFAVPGLYDLCEEESVLYIIRLKSNSQLQSLAKEYHPSSAPLDVSKTETYYEETIYQAKSWSKPRRVIIQSVRPAGELFFTHSFFVTNFELAFPQDIVRAYQKRGTMENYIKEAKNGFYFDHMNSHAFLVNEVKMMLTLLAYNLTNWLRTLCFPEGQKTMQIDTIRTRLIKAASKVVKSGRSLYFKLSSSFVYQNFFWDVLNRIQKLQLE from the coding sequence ATGGTTACTTTAACGCAAAAAACACTTGATTTCAATCATAAAATTAAATTGTCAAATGATGGAGGTTCTCTTTCCTCCGATACAGGTGAGTTTCTTTTTAGAGAATTCGATGAAAAAATTGGTTTTTCAAAGACTTTAGTTAAGTACTTGAGACTTAACGATTCAAGGAAATATTATCTTCATTCAAATGAAAACTTGTTACGTCAAAAAGTCTATCAAATCATTGCCGGGTATGCGGAAGATGATGCGGCTGATCAGTTGACTCATGATCCTGTGTTTAAGGAAATCATTGAAACTCCAACACTTGCTTCCCAGCCCAGTTTGTCTCGCTTTTATACACGATTTGATAAAGATTCAATTGAACAATTAAATCTGGCTAACCAAGAAATGCTTGATAAGATTCATTGTTTTCGACAATCGAAAGAGTTATTTATCGACTTGGATTCGACTCATTCGGATACATATGGGGACCAAGAATCTTCGTCATATAATACTCATTATGGCACGATGGGTTTTCATCCATTAGTCGCCTTTGATGGTGCGACTGGTGACTTTTTGAAAGCACAACTCCGTCCCGGAAATGTTTATACATCAAATGGTGTGGTGGAATTTATTCGGCCTCTCATTAAACATTATAACGAAATGTTTCCGGAAACTACCCTGTTTCTTCGTGGAGATAGTGGGTTTGCTGTTCCGGGATTATACGATCTGTGTGAAGAAGAATCTGTTTTGTATATTATTCGGTTGAAATCGAATTCACAACTACAAAGTTTAGCGAAGGAATACCATCCTTCTTCCGCACCTTTAGATGTTTCCAAGACGGAAACCTATTATGAAGAAACGATTTACCAAGCAAAATCATGGTCAAAACCAAGAAGGGTGATTATTCAATCGGTACGTCCTGCAGGTGAGCTGTTCTTTACCCATTCCTTTTTTGTTACTAACTTTGAATTAGCTTTTCCTCAAGATATCGTCCGAGCTTATCAAAAAAGAGGGACGATGGAAAACTATATCAAAGAAGCAAAAAATGGCTTTTACTTTGATCATATGAATAGCCACGCTTTTCTAGTGAACGAAGTAAAAATGATGTTAACACTTCTTGCATATAATTTGACCAATTGGTTACGAACTCTTTGTTTTCCGGAAGGTCAAAAAACTATGCAAATTGATACGATACGTACTCGGTTAATTAAAGCGGCAAGTAAAGTCGTGAAATCAGGCAGATCCCTTTACTTCAAACTATCATCGAGTTTTGTGTATCAAAATTTCTTTTGGGATGTACTGAATCGAATTCAAAAACTACAATTGGAATGA
- a CDS encoding DUF3800 domain-containing protein, translated as MKYNIFFDESNKLDAEKKYSYYGAYGVEQSKCDGIVADINKILRMTGKKSEYHFTEYNNDKDLTPYIYRLHHFIKTNLQINIFVVDNDIAFNFARNANITVTELRNLFYVKIPERLFYGLTRGLSNDYRTVEIVVDHSPEYGRMRVYSKLKQQMNAHAIYRGMKYYVNKAWYKESHKSIPLQIVDLFMGIVVFLMEKSYLNIDDDKPIIKSDLIYRFLIEENNIPEIFIATNPI; from the coding sequence TTGAAATATAATATCTTTTTTGATGAGTCTAATAAATTGGATGCAGAGAAAAAATATTCCTATTATGGCGCATACGGTGTTGAACAATCTAAGTGTGATGGTATAGTAGCAGATATAAACAAAATTTTAAGGATGACTGGTAAGAAGAGTGAATATCATTTTACGGAATATAATAATGATAAGGACCTTACTCCCTACATATATCGTTTACACCATTTCATAAAAACAAACTTACAAATTAACATATTTGTCGTGGATAATGATATTGCATTTAATTTTGCTAGAAATGCTAACATCACAGTTACAGAATTACGTAATTTATTTTATGTTAAAATTCCGGAAAGGCTCTTTTATGGATTAACTAGGGGTCTTTCAAATGATTATAGAACAGTTGAAATTGTAGTTGATCACAGTCCTGAATATGGAAGAATGAGAGTATATTCAAAATTAAAACAGCAAATGAATGCACATGCAATTTATCGTGGTATGAAATACTATGTTAATAAAGCTTGGTATAAAGAATCACATAAATCTATACCTCTCCAAATAGTTGATTTGTTTATGGGAATTGTTGTCTTTCTAATGGAAAAGTCATATCTAAATATTGATGACGATAAACCAATTATCAAGAGTGACCTTATTTATCGTTTTTTAATTGAAGAAAATAATATACCTGAAATATTCATAGCTACAAATCCCATTTGA
- a CDS encoding IS3 family transposase, producing the protein MSKITFSTKEIKTLQQNPNIHRVSDRSITYTDDFKNRFIDEYLAGKLPRQIFAENGFDVDVIGIKRIEQSACRWKKAYEKNGLIGLTDTRKNASGRPLKRELSPSEVIERQKARIELLEGQVELLKKLETTERRLLNSSENLNPNNAYQLIQETIEQNGFKGMTRYLCGLLEVSRSGYYSYLKASSFREAKEKLDLEAKEIILKAFNRRGYKKGSRSIKMILENDFNITFSRKKIQRIMRKYGIICPHRKPNPYKRIAKATKEHQVVPNKLNREFKQGVPGKVLLTDITYLPYNGNSMAYLSTIKDASTNELLAYHVSDRITLDIATKTIHKLMKNKKITLHKDAFIHSDQGSHYTSPRYQKLLKKYGLGQSMSRRGNCWDNAPQESFFGHLKDEVDYQSCKSLKELKAKINHYMVYYNNYRYQWNLKKMTPIQYRNHLLVA; encoded by the coding sequence ATGAGTAAAATAACTTTTTCAACCAAAGAGATAAAAACACTTCAACAGAATCCAAATATACATCGTGTCAGCGATCGGTCTATTACCTATACTGACGATTTTAAAAATAGATTTATTGATGAGTACCTAGCTGGCAAACTCCCTCGTCAGATCTTTGCGGAGAACGGTTTCGATGTGGACGTTATAGGAATAAAACGAATCGAACAGTCAGCCTGCAGGTGGAAAAAGGCCTATGAGAAGAATGGCTTGATTGGGCTTACGGATACGAGGAAAAACGCTTCCGGCAGACCCTTGAAACGTGAGCTTTCACCGTCCGAAGTGATTGAAAGACAAAAGGCAAGAATCGAACTGTTGGAAGGACAGGTTGAGCTGTTAAAAAAGCTAGAAACGACAGAAAGGAGGCTGCTAAACTCAAGCGAAAATCTAAATCCGAATAATGCATATCAATTGATTCAGGAGACCATTGAACAAAATGGATTTAAGGGGATGACCAGGTATCTATGTGGCCTCTTAGAGGTATCCCGGTCTGGATATTATAGCTACCTAAAGGCTTCCTCTTTCCGGGAAGCAAAGGAGAAATTGGATCTTGAAGCGAAGGAAATCATTTTAAAGGCCTTTAATCGGCGCGGATATAAGAAAGGTTCACGCTCCATTAAAATGATACTGGAGAATGATTTTAACATTACGTTTAGCCGTAAAAAGATACAGAGAATCATGAGGAAATATGGAATCATCTGTCCTCACAGAAAGCCAAATCCTTATAAAAGGATCGCTAAAGCAACCAAGGAGCATCAGGTTGTTCCAAACAAGTTAAATAGGGAATTTAAGCAAGGAGTTCCAGGAAAAGTGTTATTAACGGACATTACTTATTTGCCATATAACGGAAATTCCATGGCTTATTTGTCAACCATAAAAGATGCGTCCACTAACGAACTCCTAGCTTACCATGTTTCTGATCGTATCACTCTAGACATCGCAACAAAGACGATTCACAAACTAATGAAAAACAAGAAGATTACACTACATAAAGATGCCTTCATCCACTCTGATCAAGGGAGCCATTATACGAGCCCCAGATATCAAAAGTTATTAAAAAAATATGGCCTAGGACAATCTATGTCCCGAAGAGGGAACTGTTGGGATAATGCCCCTCAAGAGTCTTTCTTTGGTCATTTAAAAGATGAAGTAGACTATCAATCTTGTAAATCCTTAAAAGAACTAAAAGCAAAAATAAATCACTATATGGTTTACTATAACAATTATCGATATCAATGGAATTTAAAAAAGATGACCCCTATTCAATATAGGAATCATCTTCTAGTTGCTTAA
- a CDS encoding DUF5105 domain-containing protein, translating to MIKRFSLVIIFLFACLFLAACSTFESATKTEKKKGGALEVSIEKASYIWTEESGDFSEDAKEAPLEVVLNIKNRSKSTLSITPRNAIFLYDGDNQLAPIDIYGNYTGIGGDRTSDINPGKSTKMTFYFNVEKGKKYELGIKPMLMDPGKEPKEVVLTLDTNKYSDSYEKLAEPIQALSAFIDTVFLKKENKAYDKLVAMNQEAAIKEAKDYFKETLNLSMFKKLTEKDIDKAQEEYISLLNEKASYTISLVEFGNDKATVRVEYETIPLNDLYQGIFDYSDAYREKTGNYDTDKRYQYAFSKIDDIMGSISVKKGTAIDMNLMAKDGKWEIDQAKDYPYESLFTTFGSGKIY from the coding sequence GTGATCAAAAGGTTTTCCTTAGTCATTATATTTCTATTTGCTTGCTTATTTCTAGCTGCATGTTCCACATTCGAATCTGCGACAAAGACGGAAAAGAAGAAGGGGGGAGCATTAGAAGTCTCCATTGAAAAAGCTTCGTATATCTGGACAGAAGAAAGTGGAGATTTTTCCGAAGATGCGAAAGAAGCTCCTTTAGAGGTCGTCTTAAATATTAAAAATAGATCAAAATCAACATTATCCATTACACCTCGAAATGCTATTTTCCTTTATGACGGAGACAATCAACTTGCACCAATTGACATTTACGGTAATTATACGGGTATTGGTGGCGACAGAACGAGTGATATTAATCCTGGAAAGTCGACAAAAATGACATTTTATTTTAACGTTGAAAAAGGGAAGAAATACGAACTTGGAATTAAGCCAATGTTAATGGATCCAGGAAAGGAACCGAAAGAAGTCGTCCTAACCTTAGATACAAATAAATATAGTGATAGCTATGAAAAATTAGCAGAACCCATTCAAGCTTTAAGCGCGTTCATTGACACAGTCTTCTTGAAAAAAGAAAATAAAGCATATGATAAATTAGTTGCGATGAATCAAGAAGCGGCAATAAAAGAAGCAAAAGACTATTTTAAAGAAACATTAAATCTAAGCATGTTTAAAAAATTGACAGAAAAAGATATAGATAAGGCACAAGAAGAGTATATCTCACTTCTAAATGAAAAAGCATCCTACACCATTTCCCTTGTCGAATTTGGAAATGATAAAGCAACTGTTCGTGTAGAATATGAAACGATTCCATTAAACGACCTTTATCAAGGAATTTTTGATTATTCCGATGCTTATCGTGAAAAAACTGGAAATTATGATACAGATAAAAGATACCAATACGCTTTCTCTAAAATTGACGATATTATGGGTTCTATCTCAGTAAAAAAAGGAACGGCAATAGATATGAATCTAATGGCAAAAGATGGAAAGTGGGAAATTGATCAAGCGAAAGATTATCCTTATGAAAGCTTATTCACCACTTTTGGATCCGGAAAAATTTACTAA
- a CDS encoding IS3 family transposase, producing the protein MSKITFSTKEIKTLQQNPNIHRVSDRSITYTDDFKNRFIDEYLAGKLPRQIFAENGFDVDVIGIKRIEQSACRWKKAYEKNGLIGLTDTRKNASGRPLKRELSPSEVIERQKARIELLEGQVELLKKLETTERRLLNSSENLNPNNAYQLIQETIEQNGFKGMTRYLCGLLEVSRSGYYSYLKASSFREAKEKLDLEAKEIILKAFNRRGYKKGSRSIKMILENDFNITFSRKKIQRIMRKYGIICPHRKPNPYKRIAKATKEHQVVPNKLNREFKQGVPGKVLLTDITYLPYNGNSMAYLSTIKDASTNELLAYHVSDRITLDIATKTIHKLMKNKKITLHKDAFIHSDQGSHYTSPRYQKLLKKYGLGQSMSRRGNCWDNAPQESFFGHLKDEVDYQSCKSLKELKAKINHYMVYYNNYRYQWNLKKMTPIQYRNHLLVA; encoded by the coding sequence ATGAGTAAAATAACTTTTTCAACCAAAGAGATAAAAACACTTCAACAGAATCCAAATATACATCGTGTCAGCGATCGGTCTATTACCTATACTGACGATTTTAAAAATAGATTTATTGATGAGTACCTAGCTGGCAAACTCCCTCGTCAGATCTTTGCGGAGAACGGTTTCGATGTGGACGTTATAGGAATAAAACGAATCGAACAGTCAGCCTGCAGGTGGAAAAAGGCCTATGAGAAGAATGGCTTGATTGGGCTTACGGATACGAGGAAAAACGCTTCCGGCAGACCCTTGAAACGTGAGCTTTCACCGTCCGAAGTGATTGAAAGACAAAAGGCAAGAATTGAACTGTTGGAAGGACAGGTTGAGCTGTTAAAAAAGCTAGAAACAACAGAAAGGAGGCTGCTAAACTCAAGCGAAAATCTAAATCCGAATAATGCATATCAATTGATTCAGGAGACCATTGAACAAAATGGATTTAAGGGGATGACCAGGTATCTATGTGGCCTCTTAGAGGTATCCCGGTCTGGATATTATAGCTACCTAAAGGCTTCCTCTTTCCGGGAAGCAAAGGAGAAATTGGATCTTGAAGCGAAGGAAATCATTTTAAAGGCCTTTAATCGGCGCGGATATAAGAAAGGTTCACGCTCCATTAAAATGATACTGGAGAATGATTTTAACATTACGTTTAGCCGTAAAAAGATACAGAGAATCATGAGGAAATATGGAATCATCTGTCCTCACAGAAAGCCAAATCCTTATAAAAGGATCGCTAAAGCAACCAAGGAGCATCAGGTTGTTCCAAACAAGTTAAATAGGGAATTTAAGCAAGGAGTTCCAGGAAAAGTGTTATTAACGGACATTACTTATTTGCCATATAACGGAAATTCCATGGCTTATTTGTCAACCATAAAAGATGCGTCCACTAACGAACTCCTAGCTTACCATGTTTCTGATCGTATCACTCTAGACATCGCAACAAAGACGATTCACAAACTAATGAAAAACAAGAAGATTACACTACATAAAGATGCCTTCATCCACTCTGATCAAGGGAGCCATTATACGAGCCCCAGATATCAAAAGTTATTAAAAAAATATGGCCTAGGACAATCTATGTCCCGAAGAGGGAACTGTTGGGATAATGCCCCTCAAGAGTCTTTCTTTGGTCATTTAAAAGATGAAGTAGACTATCAATCTTGTAAATCCTTAAAAGAACTAAAAGCAAAAATAAATCACTATATGGTTTACTATAACAATTATCGATATCAATGGAATTTAAAAAAGATGACCCCTATTCAATATAGGAATCATCTTCTAGTTGCTTAA
- a CDS encoding IS3 family transposase, whose protein sequence is MSKITFSTKEIKTLQQNPNIHRVSDRSITYTDDFKNRFIDEYLAGKLPRQIFAENGFDVDVIGIKRIEQSACRWKKAYEKNGLIGLTDTRKNASGRPLKRELSPSEVIERQKARIELLEGQVELLKKLETTERRLLNSSENLNPNNAYQLIQETIEQNGFKGMTRYLCGLLEVSRSGYYSYLKASSLREAKEKLDLEAKEIILKAFNRRGYKKGSRSIKMILENDFNITFSRKKIQRIMRKYGIICPHRKPNPYKRIAKATKEHQVVPNKLNREFKQGVPGKVLLTDITYLPYNGNSMAYLSTIKDASTNELLAYHVSDRITLDIATKTIHKLMKNKKITLHKDAFIHSDQGSHYTSPRYQKLLKKYGLGQSMSRRGNCWDNAPQESFFGHLKDEVDYQSCKSLKELKAKINHYMVYYNNYRYQWNLKKMTPIQYRNHLLVA, encoded by the coding sequence ATGAGTAAAATAACTTTTTCAACCAAAGAGATAAAAACACTTCAACAGAATCCAAATATACATCGTGTCAGCGATCGGTCTATTACCTATACTGACGATTTTAAAAATAGATTTATTGATGAGTACCTAGCTGGCAAACTCCCTCGTCAGATCTTTGCGGAGAACGGTTTCGATGTGGACGTTATAGGAATAAAACGAATCGAACAGTCAGCCTGCAGGTGGAAAAAGGCCTATGAGAAGAATGGCTTGATTGGGCTTACGGATACGAGGAAAAACGCTTCCGGCAGACCCTTGAAACGTGAGCTTTCACCGTCCGAAGTGATTGAAAGACAAAAGGCAAGAATCGAACTGTTGGAAGGACAGGTTGAGCTGTTAAAAAAGCTAGAAACGACAGAAAGGAGGCTGCTAAACTCAAGCGAAAATCTAAATCCGAATAATGCATATCAATTGATTCAGGAGACCATTGAACAAAATGGATTTAAGGGGATGACCAGGTATCTATGTGGCCTCTTAGAGGTATCCCGGTCTGGATATTATAGCTACCTAAAGGCTTCCTCTCTCCGGGAAGCAAAGGAGAAATTGGATCTTGAAGCGAAGGAAATCATTTTAAAGGCCTTTAATCGGCGCGGATATAAGAAAGGTTCACGCTCCATTAAAATGATACTGGAGAATGATTTTAACATTACGTTTAGCCGTAAAAAGATACAGAGAATCATGAGGAAATATGGAATCATCTGTCCTCACAGAAAGCCAAATCCTTATAAAAGGATCGCTAAAGCAACCAAGGAGCATCAGGTTGTTCCAAACAAGTTAAATAGGGAATTTAAGCAAGGAGTTCCAGGAAAAGTGTTATTAACGGACATTACTTATTTGCCATATAACGGAAATTCCATGGCTTATTTGTCAACCATAAAAGATGCGTCCACTAACGAACTCCTAGCTTACCATGTTTCTGATCGTATCACTCTAGACATCGCAACAAAGACGATTCACAAACTAATGAAAAACAAGAAGATTACACTACATAAAGATGCCTTCATCCACTCTGATCAAGGGAGCCATTATACGAGCCCCAGATATCAAAAGTTATTAAAAAAATATGGTCTAGGACAATCTATGTCCCGAAGAGGGAACTGTTGGGATAATGCCCCTCAAGAGTCTTTCTTTGGTCATTTAAAAGATGAAGTAGACTATCAATCTTGTAAATCCTTAAAAGAACTAAAAGCAAAAATAAATCACTATATGGTTTACTATAACAATTATCGATATCAATGGAATTTAAAAAAGATGACCCCTATTCAATATAGGAATCATCTTCTAGTTGCTTAA